One Cardiocondyla obscurior isolate alpha-2009 linkage group LG02, Cobs3.1, whole genome shotgun sequence genomic window, gattatttaaaatcgagTAACGAcgttaattcaattaattcaaaGGAAGGTTCCGTAATCGTTTATCTACATGCATGTACTATTGTTATCCTTCATGACATCAATGAGAATGCACAAAGAATCGAAGTCGCAAGCTTATCTATGACAGACGTAGTCGTTGTTATAAATTCAAAAGCTAGATTTATTAATCTCTATTGTTATATAGGCGATTTACAATTAGATAATCAATTGTTCGATCAGGGAGGTTTCGACTTTCCTGTGGTATTAATAAATCAGAATCCGTTGCCGAACAGAGAAATAGCATTTTACAGCAATAACTGTTTAATGACGAAcatggaaaaaattaaacaagatTCTTTGATAGTCATTGAATACGTTTGGGAAATAAACGGAAATATGAtaggtatatattttattaaaaaaaaaaaaaattaaaattaaaaaaaaatacagacaataatttattaatcagataaatatcgtttatttaattaataatagcaCATGTTTCTCTCTGTTACAGCATCAAAGGAATATCGTATGAAAGTGGCACCTATTAGCGCATACATCGAGGATACATATATAACGCAATTATTAAGTTATGCAACTTCGATGGTACCGTCACGATTAATACTAAATGACGATCTTAAAAAGATGCAAACATTAGCTGCATCAAATGCAGTATATATACCGGACTATATTATGATCGATTCGAAAATCTTAAGTAAACCACTTAGATTGCAGACTTTTATAATTGAACCGCTATCGATTTTACTAAGCGTTCACACTTCTATGCGACTTTACGTCGCTTTGGATCATTCCCCCTTATATTTCGGTACATTTGAAAGGAAAAATCTACTGACTACTCCTTACAGACTTGGCAATGCATTGACAATGCATTATTTATCTGGTGCTATATTCGGAGCAGGTACGtttatgcataaaaaaaaaacgtttattttatatgcattatCAATTTGATATAATACCAAATAAgtaatcgataaatatatctatatacatTATTACTAGGATGGGTAGTCGGATCATTAGAGATACTTGGATCACCGGGAGGTTTAGCACAAGCACTCGGATCTGGTCTTAGAGATTTTGTTTCAATGCCATTTCAAGGATTGCTACAAGGTCCGTGGGGTTTTATCGTTGGAGTTACACACGGGTCAGCCAGCTTGATGAAACACGTTACAGCAGgtacgaaaattattaattattaattaattattattaattattttattttaaatatttcaaaaaattaaaaatatctcgatTAATGTTTATGTAGGCACTGTAAATTCTGTAACAAAACTGGCGTCTAGTGTCGCGCGGAATTTAGATCGTTTAACATTAGACGAGGAACATCTTCAACGACAAGAAGAATCGCGCAGAATGCGTCCTCAAGGCATGGCCCAAGGACTTTATCAAGGCTTAACTGGTTTTGGAATGAGTCTACttggtaattttttaaaaacattttaggtagaatttaatatattattttatataaaatgcaatagctaattattaattattaattagcggCTGTAGCGGGTTTGGCGCATCACCCTTTGCAGCAAGTATGGTCAGGCGAGGCAACGACCAAAAGCTTAGTTACCGGAGTTGGACTTGGTTTAGTTGGCGTCGTCACTAAACCATTGAGCGGTGCCGCAGAATTAGTTGCCCTCACGGGTCAAGGATTATTGCAAGGAGCTGGATGGAATTCGTTGCCTACAGTAAACAGAAGCAACAgatcttttaatttctaaatttgatattttactttcataataatttttttatattttgcagcCACGACAGAGACCAATCGTGCAATATACTACTGGCAATAACAGCACGTCTGTGCGATACACTTGGCGCTTGTCGTCCTTGCTCGATCACAGTCACGATAGCATTCTTCATGTAACTAGCGCCGACTATGTAATTCATCAAGGCAGTAATCGCGCAGTGACACTCGTTCTCACGCGACAAGCTTTATTACTAGTTAACATGGCAGAAGATAGCGTAGAACGGATATTTTCGCTTAAAGAGCTAACAAGTGTCGATCATATTACGGAATCGACGATGTTGTGTTTATATTGTCCACCAACCGCAATACAATTAAACAGACCATTATCGCCGGCTGAACATGAAGTAAGTATTACGAATATTAGAttcaaaaattgtataaattttatataaatataaatttttttttccacaaagATGAATCAAGAAATGAGAGCACGAGTTGAAGAATACGTGCGAACAAGCAGTACTGGTTTGGCCAGTGTATCAACTAATAGTGATAGACAGTCTGATATCTTTGAAAGAGCATCTCCGCATCCGGAACATACACTTACATTTTACGTTTGTCCGGATactcgtaattatttattgtcacTATTTAATATTGCCAAGCGACAAAATCAAAATTCCGGTTTCACAGTTTTGTAATTAAACGTATTTCTGGCCGGTTATAACTAAGCACaataactgaaaaaaaaaaaaaattattctaaatacgtcaaattaaatgcatcgatatttgacattttttacTGTCTATCATATTTTTTGGTACACTATTGCATGCTAATAAGCTATCTGCAAacagtattataatttaaaaaataaacaaaagaaagtgatttttaaattcccgaataaaacgatcgagattctaaaataaatgtaattgaatgatttccatttttattcaaatacaTTTCACAGTTgtttttgttttgtgtaaaaataagaaagaatatatactataatgtataaatttattataaatctaacgttcaaaataataagtatataaatgttatatagCGTATAAACATAAAGTATATGAATTctgtacaaattaaaaaaaactacctaagcattttttaagttatcgtatttatgagataaaaaattaacattaaaaagtattatttataaatttaattgtatatatacacataattGCAATACaacattatataaatatgctATGTTGTATGTGCCAAAATATTGTGAGCAATTATGTTTAAACTAAAATTGTCATAAATTGTGTAATATTAATCTAATGCGACTCTGATgtgttgcaaaaatatattttgcatactGTCAACGAAATTTGGTGAATAATAATGCTAAAAACTTGAGTCACACTGATTTATACGTTGTACTTTCATTgttatctatttaaaatattatcgtgAATTCGTTCGATTTCACTCGATTTATAAGAAAATCCGCAAGTTTTGCATTGACCATTTTCAAtagataataatacttttctaCATATCACATGTTTACAtggtaatttataaaacacaCTGTTCTTGCAACAATCACATTTGTTAGATATATCGTGTAATTCTACTTTTTCTGGTGTGTTAAAACGTTTCATGTTAGATAAAAACGTTTTTACATTGCTACCTAAGAAAATCTCATTATCTAACACATTTAATTCAGTGCTTCTGTTCTGATTTTGAGAATTGTGGCTTAATTTAGAAGAAATTACAGTATTTGAGAGACATTTTGGTTTTATTATAGGCTTGGAAGTCGGTTGTTTAGGCATAACTGCTGTCGGTAATTTATGACAAAATCTCTTAGCACACtgcaaattatttgttatctGTTTGCAAACATTTGGTTTAACCTCTTCTACAgttctttttaataagtttttatttaatacacacTTTGGTACTTCAATTATTCTTCTGTCTCCTGCTACAATTGAAGCTGGATCACGGCCTAAGACTCTTGGCATTtcctttatttcatttttattgctGTTGTCTAATAGAAATTTGTCAATTCTCACCTTAAGTGCAGTTGCCATGACCGGTTTACGGTCATCATTAAATATCAAACCTGTGAATGGATCTGATAATGATCTACCCCAAGTAGCTTGACTTTCTCCATGTTTCTCTAATGTTGTTTGATCTATTATGTTACCACTAGGAAGTATTATTGGTTGAGTCATTATTTCCCATGTGATAGCATCAAGGAAGCTTTCAGGAACATTAAAGCTTACATTGTTCTTCAGtctgtatataaaaaaatatatattaacaatattgTACATTACACATAATCatattctaaatattaatatatatatatatatatatacctattTTTTCTTATGTCTACAGAAGTACTGTCTACAGAAGCAGTATCAGTTTTAAATTCAGTTACAGGCAGTAGAACTCGACGATTAGCCCATAAGGCATGAACACCTGCCATAACATCTTTTCCACATCGCGGCGATACTGTTCCCCACACTTCAATTTTTCCTAACGCTGGCACCGAGTTTTCCGTTTTGCATATCGTTATACGTAAAACCTGAGTATAATTAGTCACATGTCTCATAGACGATTTAATGTAACGGTTCAAGAAGTTTGCCGGGGCAGGAATCCCTGCAGGATCGATGTCGGCCACATAAAACAATAATCCAGTATCACTTGGACGTAGAAACCCGTTAGACAATAAAATATAGGGCAAGCTGCTATCGTCGGTATTTTTCGAGTAAAGCTGGAAGCCCGACGACTTCTGAGACCCGACGGTTGGCCAAATCAAGATATGATTCAGCCGCACGTTGCAGAGAAATGTAATGTCTATGTGAACCGGTGGTTTAATGCAAGAATATGCTAGATACCCTTTGGAGAAGTCGTTTATCAAATTCGTTGCTTCATATCCATCGGTGCTGACAGCACTGCATTTAATTTCCGGGCGTAAACGAGGATCGCAAAAATTTAAcagcattttttatttatttgtaaattactGATATCGTTTGTAATATCATACAATATGTGTCTTGCACATATTGTCACAGgtcacaaatttaacttaacCTAACAGACGCACTGACAaaactataataatatacatatatatatatataattgtgactGCAGTCACAATTGAAGTGCATGAACTATACCTTTACTATCGAAAGTATCGATTCTATCAAACGCCATATTTTTACTAGATCATCGCGCCCCCTGAACGTTAGTCTGGCCGAATTGTCTCGGCAACAGAGATAGAAGCCACACAACAGAAGAAGAAGGATTATAACACTTTAGCACTGTTGAGCACGTGTATTTGTCTCGTGAAAccaagaatatttatatatattgtaatactaagaagatattaaaaaaatggagTTCGATGAAAGCAAAGTAAAGGACGAAAACATCGAGGCTCCTGAAATCAGCTACGACGAAAAATTACggtttataaatgttatttccAAACCCATGGCGCCGAAGAAACTaaccaaaaaaatttacaaatgtataaaaaaaggtGAGCCactgcaattattatttaataaatgtactCTGCAGTAATAAGGCGATAGTATATTTTctatagtaatttaattttttttttttttaattgtataaagctaatcttttaacttattttagCATCTAAACACAAAACGTATTTACGCAACGGTTTGAAAGACGTACAAAAGCATCTACGTAAAGGTGAAA contains:
- the LOC139113180 gene encoding RING finger protein 37 yields the protein MLLNFCDPRLRPEIKCSAVSTDGYEATNLINDFSKGYLAYSCIKPPVHIDITFLCNVRLNHILIWPTVGSQKSSGFQLYSKNTDDSSLPYILLSNGFLRPSDTGLLFYVADIDPAGIPAPANFLNRYIKSSMRHVTNYTQVLRITICKTENSVPALGKIEVWGTVSPRCGKDVMAGVHALWANRRVLLPVTEFKTDTASVDSTSVDIRKNRLKNNVSFNVPESFLDAITWEIMTQPIILPSGNIIDQTTLEKHGESQATWGRSLSDPFTGLIFNDDRKPVMATALKVRIDKFLLDNSNKNEIKEMPRVLGRDPASIVAGDRRIIEVPKCVLNKNLLKRTVEEVKPNVCKQITNNLQCAKRFCHKLPTAVMPKQPTSKPIIKPKCLSNTVISSKLSHNSQNQNRSTELNVLDNEIFLGSNVKTFLSNMKRFNTPEKVELHDISNKCDCCKNSVFYKLPCKHVICRKVLLSIENGQCKTCGFSYKSSEIERIHDNILNR